GTCAGATCTGCCACGTTCAATATGGCGTACACGCTGACGAGAGAGGGTTTCTGTGTATAAATGTCTATGCTTCGATCACCGCGTGTGTTTTATGAACTCTCAATTGTGGAGGCTGATAGGTCGTGTGCGCATGCGCAGCCCCGCCTCTCGGTCAACTGCTGTTCAGAAACCCGGAAGTATAATGGAAAGCGGCACGCGCAatacgcacacgcgcgcgctgACATCTGCACGTTTACGACTGATGTAACAAAACAAAGTCATAGACGTGTGAAGGATTTGTGGAGAAGAGCGTTCCATGTGACCGGAACACGGTAAGCGGCATGCTATAACGACGTCCATATCACCGAATGCctgtttcaacaattagtagtttttttaaagtacttATTTCGAGGCAGTTAcagacattcactgccattcacTGCTTTAGAAGGcgaatatccatgttaactgggagggctggcacggAATGAGTTTATATACGAACAATATTTATCTCatatcgtttttgtttttttttgcccccacaAATATATGCCTATATTACAGTATTGTCGTTGATTATATACTATAAATGTGAGTAGAACTATATAAAGAAAAGGTGaattcttttctttgtattttccatttcGAGTCTTTGTAGGTGACATTCCCATGGTTCTTTTTATGGGAGCAGTGTGTTAGTGTGTGAAAGTTCATTGCATCCTTCACCAGAAGAGAAGGTCAAGTATACAGTTTCGAAGTGCCAACTACGTCATTTTCGTTCAGTTTGGCTTGTGTTTTGAGTATTGTAAGCATTATATGTACGAAAcacaagattattttttttcaattggagCATTATGTACACATTCATAAATGAAATCCAGTGAAAgtgctcaattttttttaaaaaaagtactgtgcatgaaaaagtattggccaccTGCatgattgctttttttcttttccatatcGATGACAGTCAAATGTTTCAGATCCTCAAGCCAATTTAAAATCTCACAAGGACAACACTAAATAGAtgctgattttattatttaatggaggagggaaaaaaatccaagacTATCTGGCTCTTTGTGCAAAAGTAATTGCCCCTGAACCAAAGCTGGATGTGCCACCCTTGGCAGCTATAACAGAAATCAAGCTTTTGCGAAATCGAAGCCTTTTGCACTGTTGAGAAATTTCGGCTCACTTCTCTTTGCAGAATTGCTCTAATTCTGTAGTATTGCAGAGTTTTCAAGCATAAATTGCCCGTTTAAAGTCATTAGCACTGCATCTCAATTGGATTTAGGTTTGGACTTTGATTTGACCGCTCCGAAGCCTTCATTTGTATttagccattcagaggtggactttcTCGTATGTTTCAggtcattgtcctgctgcaactaaataataattaatacatttgtttattttccatttttattggtGCCCTGGTCTACTGAATGACAGTTCACTATACTGTATCATTATATGTTTATGAAAATAGATTATTTGTTGAGAAGTATCATATGCTGATACGGGCTATCTCCTGACGGATTAATTTGATTTCTACCCTTTATTTAGCTATCTTTAAATGCCCTACAGGGATAAACAAAGTTTTCTGAACCAAAGTATctgtctatccattttctatagctcttGTACTCAAAGTTGTAAGAAACTGGAACCTATGACTTTGGGGTGAGTGGCGGGGTGCACCTTATATTAAAttatcaaactaaacaaagctATTTAATtccaattttgcacatttgttaATGGATTTAAAGCTATAATTATGCATTTTAAATCAGTTGTCTTACAAGAAACATTTCTACATTGTACTTGGGATTGTCCAGAAGAAGAGAGTGCACTACAGTATAACTTTTATTCAGGCAGATAAGTAGAAACCTACTCgtttttattgaaacaaaaacaggtcATACAACATTTTCTCTATATTCATGTGATCAAATTGACCTTTCTCCATGTGTTTCAGATTGTACAGAGCTTCGTTTCCTCCTTAACTTCCTCAACACTGCCATCATGTCACTGCTAACTCACGTGCTGGCATGTTTGTTTGGCACGGGCTCCTGGGTGGCAATCAACGGAATGTGGGTGGAACTCCCGCTAATTGTACCACAGATCCCTGAGGGTTGGTACCTGCCATCCTACCTAACAGTCCTCATCCAGATGGCCAACATAGGCCCCTTCGTCATCACCTTGATGCATCACTTTCGCCCAGGAGTGCTGGATGAGAGGCGGGTTGTCTACTGCATCGCTGTGTTGGGGATCATTGCCACATTCCTTTTGGCTTTCTTCTGGAAGAACACAGTGACTATATGGGGCAACCTGCACAGTGTGCCCCTCTTGATATTATGCTTCCTGCTCTCTGTGGTGGACTGTACCTCCTCCGTCACCTTTCTGCCTTTCATGATGCGTCTGTGCCCGCAGTACCTCACCAGCTACTTTGCAGGTGAAGGCCTCAGTGGTCTGGTGCCTGCACTGGTGGCTCTTATACAAGGTGTTGGTGTAGTGCGTTGTCATAATGTCACTGTGACAGTTTCATTGAACAAAACACTTGAGAATTCCACGGGTGACACTGAGGAGCTCCAAGCAATCTATCAACCAGCAAAATTCTCTGCTCAGATCTTCTTCTTGTTCCTCAGTGTTATGATGGTTGTTTGCTTGATAGCCTTCATCCTACTCAACCATCACCCTGCTGTTGCTCGGGCGAAGAAGAAGGACCTGTATTTCAGAGAAGAACTGACCCCAGGGAAGAGAGAGGAAGTTTTCTCTTTGCACACCCAAACACCAGAGCAAAAGCCAATGTTAAATCCCTTTGAGTCTGCTAGGAGGGAACCTTGCAGCTCCTTTGGCAGGGGCACATACAGTAACTCTGAGGTggctttcatttttgttgtactgGCCTGGGTGAATGCTCTGACCAATGGTGTGCTGCCATCGGTGCAGTCTTACTCCTGTCTGCCTTATGGGAACCAGGCCTATCATCTGGCTGCCACAATGGCAGCTGTCGCCAATCCACTGGCGTGTTTCATTGCCATGTGTATGCCTATCAGGTATGCGTGCCTATTGGAGCGTTCTACAAATACTCATGTCTTAACATAAGCTGGTCAGAGGCTAAATATTTCTGTAATGACACATGGCTAAGTCTCAGGAGGCATAATAGCATGTAATACTGAAGTTGGAACAATAACAGAATTTGATGTGTAAATAGTCTTCTTTTAGCTCAATGTTTTAAAGACTtaattaagattttaaaaaaatatcggATTTCCTTTTATGGGTCTTTGCTTCCAGGTCACTGATCTTCATGTGTCTTCTGACTGTGTTTGGCACTGGATTTGGAGCCTACATCATGGCCATGGCTGCTCTTAGTCCTTGTCCTTTGTTGGTCCACAGTGCATCTGGGACTGTTGTTATAGTAAGACTTGTTTCAACTCTCTCAAGCTATTCATTTACACTTACACCTACAGTACATAATATATCGGTCCCAATTGTAGCAGAGCAGCACAAGAGAACATTTCCGAACGCACCCCAAGCTGCTGTGGCAGAAGCTAAGGCGCCGTTTCAGCATAGCCAGTTGCAAAGACCCTCCTGATATAAAAAATCCTCCACCATCcttcaaatctggcctttgGAACTACTTAGGTTTTAGTGTTAAGTATGTCCCAGATGGCAAGCGTGTCGTAGAGAAATTACAACGGTATGTCGCAAGGGTCAAACAATGCTTAATTACATCGGTGACATCACATTTATGCAGACATCACCCCAATGACAAAATAAGTGCAAGAGAAAAACAAGGAGCACGCATCCTACAAACTTTACCCGATGTATTTGGACAGCATGATTCAAAAAGGGCAAAATAAATTGATCGGGCCATTACTACTTTTATTGCTGTTGAGATGCGATCATTTTCTAACTTAGTGACAATGCCAGGTTTCATAACACGCTGCGAGTGGGCACTTGAGCCCCTTCATAAGATTCCTTCGCGAACCTCGCTGTTGCTCTGACCTCAGATGAGTGGACATCACGAGCTGCGCAGAACTACTTGACTTACGGCATTATATGACTGCAGAATGGGAGATGAAATACAACGTTCTTCAGACACTCCTGCTTGACAGTCACTACTGACAAGGTTCCTATGCAAGTATGGAAAGTATAgaatttgatttaataaattTCCTGGTCTGAAAAAGTATGGGGTAATTGAAACGattgtatggaaaaatattcatatttccaAGACTGTTAAAACAGCTCTCTTTTctataacaaaaaaattaagactATCGATCGTGTTTTCTTTTAATTCACTTGGAAGCGCAGCTACAATGTTTGTGTGACAGCCCACAGTATGATACCATGGTCTCGGTGAATGCTCAATTCTGACAAGCTCAGAAAATTAAATTCAGCCTTGAAACgtctcaagtaaaaaaaaaaatctatacattgTTCATAATTAATGCGCAGCACCCTTAGCTGTTAGATTACACGAGCAAACATGGCATCCTGACAAAGTCAGATTAATCTAATAAGTAAACGTAAAGTACTCTGAGGACAGAAAtgagcacatttaaaataatgagTGGTGTTTTCAACACATTCGATGACTGGGATGCTGCTGTGGAATTGCGGTAAAATGAAGAGACGCATCCCAAATAGTTAACTCCGTAAGATTTCAATCAACTCGCAGACGAGAAGGACGAAATCACCGCAAAGGAAACAAAATAGGCAATTAAAATAGgaacaaatacaaattgaacacttcaaCACCGATGTTTCAAATGATACCCCGCAACAGTTTTATGCTGCCATCCAGTCAACGAAGACCGACAGAGAGACAGCGTTGCCAGCCTGAGAGCGTGCATCAACCgtcacacataaatatataaagtacataaaatcacttttaacttactgtcacaatttGAATAAACAATACCGGTGTGCTggctaaaaaaaatcttcttaATGTGTAGTTTCCCAATCATCCAGGCCATGAAAATACGCAAAAGTTCAATCCAAGCAACTGGACTCATTTAgtttatagattttatttttcttgttttacgaAAACGacaaatgaatatgaatatacatatatatagatatatcattgttttatattttgtgttgtgctcAATTATTATTCTCATGTGTTTATTTTCTATGTTGTCTCCTTCAGGTGCTGGTTTGGATCATATTTGTTCTCTCCCTGTCCTATGTAAAGGTAATAATTGGAGTAATTCTCCGAGACGAGGGCCATAGTGCCCTCGTGTGGTGTGGGGCGGTAGTCCAGTTGGGCTCCATGGTAGGTGCCCTTTCCATGTTTCCACTGGTAAGCATCTATGGCCTTTTTAAGTCAGgtgatgcctgcaacaccaAATGTCCCATGTAACAAAGAAATATGTTTGAAACACTGCTGTACAAACCCAAAAAATCCAACTTGCACTTGTACTGTAATATAGGCACATTAGTGGGAGTGAAGTTATGAGGCTTACATCTTCCAACTTTTCAGCAGAGCTGAGTGGTCTCAGGTGTTCATCTACCACTCATCTTATTTAAACAGACTTGGTAATAAGTGGTAGATTTCAGTCTTTATCACACTTCAGAAAGAGTAAGGACCACAAGAGTagatctaaatatatatatatattttttttatttgcttagtTACATTATCCGTTCCTTTTCAGAAGTCagctgagtgttttttttttgtttttaatgtgaacATAATATGAAagtattcaaatattttgagtGTGCACTTTGAAAATGtggtactttttctttttttaaagaaagaattTGATTTCAGACTACATTGTTACATAATATTACGGACTGCTATATAAATGTACTGTGGTGGAGACActgttaaaacaatacaaaataaaccaaaataaatatactctcttagcttttatttttgttgtatgtcccatttttttaaaatatttttttcatcaaaacatCAA
The genomic region above belongs to Phyllopteryx taeniolatus isolate TA_2022b chromosome 6, UOR_Ptae_1.2, whole genome shotgun sequence and contains:
- the zgc:91890 gene encoding solute carrier family 52, riboflavin transporter, member 3-B, giving the protein MSLLTHVLACLFGTGSWVAINGMWVELPLIVPQIPEGWYLPSYLTVLIQMANIGPFVITLMHHFRPGVLDERRVVYCIAVLGIIATFLLAFFWKNTVTIWGNLHSVPLLILCFLLSVVDCTSSVTFLPFMMRLCPQYLTSYFAGEGLSGLVPALVALIQGVGVVRCHNVTVTVSLNKTLENSTGDTEELQAIYQPAKFSAQIFFLFLSVMMVVCLIAFILLNHHPAVARAKKKDLYFREELTPGKREEVFSLHTQTPEQKPMLNPFESARREPCSSFGRGTYSNSEVAFIFVVLAWVNALTNGVLPSVQSYSCLPYGNQAYHLAATMAAVANPLACFIAMCMPIRSLIFMCLLTVFGTGFGAYIMAMAALSPCPLLVHSASGTVVIVLVWIIFVLSLSYVKVIIGVILRDEGHSALVWCGAVVQLGSMVGALSMFPLVSIYGLFKSGDACNTKCPM